One stretch of Zerene cesonia ecotype Mississippi chromosome 20, Zerene_cesonia_1.1, whole genome shotgun sequence DNA includes these proteins:
- the LOC119834849 gene encoding filamin A-interacting protein 1-like: MDENPKENRVSFNERLQDMIRHLSKTKIDFSNERDECRKLREINIKLESDLKETRELEKSHRYHLITSREMIANLQETVSQLVYLRRDVKKLKEEIVSKDSIISSLEKEKNSIIRKHDDVIIELRDAHEKRINEIINENEQKVQQMQLDSDTQLAQITCVIEELRSRIRDMETEQRDKMNVVVLEYEEKIQRSASQVAQLQEQLTRQAARADANIDAYRRKLEEVEEKLKQSQFKKYLAQSTCPSQYESIVERPYSVERDVYPNSPCTADFNSVTDSPKSYIPSRQNKTLKQSTLQVMYCDEKASKSNEKKGQFNITKKRKLYNEKDYLNT; encoded by the exons atggatgAAAACCCAAAAGAAAATAGAGTTAGTTTTAATGAGAGACTACAAGATATGATAAGACATCTATCAAAAACTAAAATC gatttttcaaatgaaagGGATGAGTGTAGAAAACTAcgtgaaataaacataaaattagaaAGCGATTTAAAAGAAACACGAGAATTAGAAAAATCGCACCgttatcatttaattacatcGCGTGAAATGATAGCCAATTTGCAGGAGACCGTGTCACAGTTGGTTTATCTTAGACGcgatgtaaaaaaattaaaagaggaAATAGTCTCAAAAGATTCTATTATTTCGTCTTTGGAAAAA GAAAAGAATAGTATTATAAGAAAGCATGACGATGTAATAATCGAATTACGAGATGCACACGAAAAGCGAATTAACGAAATAATCAATGAAAATGAACAAAAAG TTCAACAAATGCAATTGGATTCTGACACACAATTGGCTCAGATAACATGCGTGATTGAAGAGCTGCGGAGTAGAATCAGAGACATGGAAACCGAACAAAGAGATAAA atgaaCGTAGTTGTATTAgaatatgaagaaaaaattCAACGCAGCGCCTCGCAGGTTGCTCAGTTGCAGGAACAATTGACACGGCAAGCCGCAAGAGCGGATGCCAATATCGATGCCTATCGCCGG AAATTGGAAGAAGTCGAAGAGAAACTTAAACAGAGCCAATTCAAAAAATACTTGGCACAAAGTACATGTCCGTCTCAGTATGAAAGCATAGTTGAACGACCGTACTCAGTAGAACGGGATGTTTATCCTAATTCACCTTGCACCGCAGACTTTAACTCTGTAACTGACAGTCCAAAATCCTACATTCCTTCCCGTCAGAATAAAACTTTGAAACAAAGCACTCTCCAAGTAATGTATTGCGATGAAAAAGCATCAAAATCTAACGAAAAGAAAGGTCAATTTAACATCACGAAGAAGAGGAAACTATACAACGAAAAAGACTATTTGAATACTTAA